One Oryza glaberrima chromosome 10, OglaRS2, whole genome shotgun sequence DNA segment encodes these proteins:
- the LOC127786112 gene encoding beta-carotene hydroxylase 2, chloroplastic-like: MAVARLVVITPAVLLGRTARVSPSAVPRLRPIVAGRRAVAAPTRAVLGDGAGVGGEEDAVVAVVEEDAVARRAARKRSERRTYLVAAVMSSLGFTSMAAAAVYYRFAWQMEAGGGDVPATEMVGTFALSVGAAVGMEFWARWAHRALWHASLWHMHESHHRPRDGPFELNDVFAIANAAPAISLLVYGLLNRGLLPGLCFGAGLGITLFGMAYMFVHDGLVHRRFPVGPIENVPYFRRVAAAHQIHHTDKFEGVPYGLFLGPKELEEVGGTEELEKEIKKRIKRKEAMDAIR, translated from the exons ATGGCCGTCGCGAGGCTGGTGGTCATCAcccccgccgtcctcctcggccGCACCGCCCGCGTCTCGCCGTCGGCGGTGCCGCGGCTGCGGcccatcgtcgccggccgccgcgccgtggcggcgcccaCACGCGCCGTCCTGGGAGACGGGGCGggtgtcggcggcgaggaggatgcggtggtggcggtggtggaggaggacgcggtcgcccggcgcgcggcgaggaagCGGTCGGAGCGGCGCACGTacctggtggcggcggtgatgtCCAGCCTCGGGTTCacgtccatggccgccgccgccgtctactACCGCTTCGCCTGGCAAATGGAG gccggcggcggcgacgttccGGCGACGGAGATGGTCGGCACGTTCGCGTTGTcggtgggggcggcggtggggatggaGTTCTGGGCGCGGTGGGCGCACCGGGCGCTGTGGCACGCGTCGCTGTGGCACATGCACGAGTCGCACCACCGCCCGCGCGACGGCCCGTTCGAGCTCAACGACGTCTTCGCCATCGCCAACGCCGCCCCGGCCATCTCCCTCCTCGTCTACGGCCTCCTCAaccgcggcctcctccccggccTCTGCTTCGGCGCG GGGCTTGGGATTACGCTTTTCGGGATGGCGTACATGTTCGTCCACGACGGCCTGGTCCACCGGCGCTTCCCCGTGGGGCCCATCGAGAACGTGCCCTACTTCCGCCGAGTTGCTGCCGCCCACCAG ATACATCACACGGACAAGTTCGAAGGCGTGCCCTACGGCCTGTTCCTCGGACCCAAG gagttggaggaggTGGGTGGGACTGAGGAGCTGGAGAAGGAGATCAAGAAGAGGATCAAGAGGAAGGAGGCCATGGACGCCATCAGATGA